One region of Jatrophihabitans cynanchi genomic DNA includes:
- a CDS encoding phosphoketolase family protein: MSSTGADTAADFVTGGTGETRAPTPYFLGDVAGPLGRDELRRLDAWWRAANYLAVGQIYLKDNPLLREPLLAEHIKPRLLGHFGTVPGLNLVWVHANRQIRARGLNAVFVAGPGHGGPGPNACAWLEGTYSELYSHIPQDAEGMREFFTQFSFPGGVPSHCAPETPGSFHEGGELGYSLLHAYGAALDNPDLTVFCVVGDGEAETGPLATSWHANKFLNPARDGAVLPILALNQYKIANPTILARIPEPELLELMRGYGYDPHMVSGDDPAAVHQAMAATVDSCLDQIAAAQQAARTGGGARRPAWPMIVLRTPKGWTCPPVVDGQQVEGTYRAHQVPLPSARTNGTHLRVLEQWLRSYRPEELFDDAGRPVAELLDAVPTGERRMSANPVANGGALLRDLRLPDWRDYGVDVPSPGATMHEATRVLGSWLRDVTDLNRTNFLTFAPDELASNRLQDILEVTGRNWQAEIGEFDDRLDPTGRVIEVLSEHMCQGLLEGYLLTGRHGLFTCYEAFIHIVDAMFNQHAKWLEASSQVAWRRPVASLNYLLSSHVWRQDHNGFTHQDPGFLDVVLNKRPAVVRIYLPPDANTLLSTYDHCLRSRQYVNVVVAGKQPQQDWLSVDEAARHCTRGAGIWDWAGHNDETGTVPDVVLGCAGDIPTLETLAAASILRERLPDLRIRVVNVVDLMRLLPEDEHPHGLPDREFDTLFTRESPVIFAFHGYPWLIHRLTYRRTNHSSIHVRGYKEMGTTTTPFDMVMLNDLDRYHLVIDVIDRVATLGPRAAGLRQEMVDARLEARTWTREHGEDIPEVANWAWPS; this comes from the coding sequence ATGAGCAGCACCGGCGCGGACACGGCGGCGGACTTCGTGACAGGCGGTACCGGCGAGACGCGCGCGCCGACCCCGTACTTCCTCGGCGACGTGGCCGGTCCGCTGGGACGCGACGAGTTGCGCAGGCTGGACGCATGGTGGCGGGCGGCGAACTACTTGGCGGTCGGCCAGATCTACCTCAAGGACAACCCGCTGCTGCGTGAGCCGTTGCTCGCCGAGCACATCAAGCCGCGGCTGCTGGGGCACTTCGGCACGGTGCCCGGGCTGAACCTGGTGTGGGTGCATGCGAATCGGCAGATCCGTGCGCGCGGGCTGAACGCGGTCTTCGTGGCCGGTCCCGGGCACGGCGGGCCCGGCCCGAACGCGTGCGCCTGGCTCGAGGGCACCTACTCCGAGCTGTACAGCCATATCCCGCAGGACGCCGAAGGCATGCGCGAGTTCTTCACCCAGTTCTCCTTCCCCGGCGGGGTGCCGAGCCACTGCGCGCCGGAGACGCCGGGCTCGTTCCACGAGGGCGGCGAGCTGGGCTACTCGCTGCTGCACGCGTACGGCGCGGCGCTGGACAACCCCGACCTGACCGTGTTCTGCGTCGTCGGAGACGGCGAGGCCGAGACCGGCCCGCTGGCCACCAGCTGGCACGCGAACAAGTTCCTCAATCCGGCGCGTGACGGCGCCGTGCTGCCGATCCTCGCGCTGAACCAGTACAAGATCGCCAACCCGACGATCCTGGCGCGGATCCCCGAGCCGGAGCTGCTGGAGCTGATGCGCGGTTACGGCTACGACCCGCACATGGTCAGCGGCGACGACCCCGCCGCCGTCCACCAGGCGATGGCCGCCACCGTCGATTCCTGCCTGGACCAGATCGCTGCGGCCCAGCAGGCCGCTCGCACCGGCGGGGGCGCCCGCCGGCCGGCGTGGCCGATGATCGTGCTGCGCACACCGAAGGGGTGGACCTGCCCGCCGGTCGTGGACGGTCAACAGGTCGAAGGCACCTACCGCGCGCACCAGGTGCCGCTCCCGTCGGCCCGCACGAACGGCACGCACCTTCGGGTGCTCGAACAGTGGCTGCGCTCCTACCGGCCCGAGGAGTTGTTCGACGATGCCGGTCGTCCGGTGGCCGAACTGCTGGACGCGGTGCCGACCGGCGAGCGCCGGATGAGCGCGAACCCGGTCGCGAACGGCGGCGCGCTACTGCGTGATCTGCGGCTGCCCGACTGGCGCGACTACGGCGTGGACGTCCCGTCCCCCGGCGCGACGATGCACGAGGCGACCCGGGTACTCGGCAGCTGGCTGCGCGACGTGACCGACCTCAACCGGACGAACTTCCTCACCTTCGCCCCCGACGAGTTGGCGAGCAACCGGCTGCAGGACATCCTCGAGGTCACCGGCCGCAACTGGCAGGCCGAGATCGGCGAGTTCGACGACCGTCTCGATCCGACCGGCCGGGTGATCGAGGTGCTGTCCGAGCACATGTGCCAGGGCCTGCTGGAGGGGTACCTGCTCACCGGCCGGCACGGACTGTTCACCTGCTACGAAGCGTTCATCCACATCGTCGACGCCATGTTCAACCAGCACGCCAAGTGGCTGGAGGCCAGCTCGCAGGTGGCGTGGCGGCGTCCGGTCGCCAGCTTGAACTACCTGCTGTCCTCACACGTCTGGCGCCAGGACCACAACGGGTTCACCCATCAGGACCCGGGCTTTCTCGACGTCGTGCTCAACAAGCGGCCGGCGGTCGTGCGGATCTACCTGCCACCGGACGCGAACACGCTGCTGTCCACGTACGACCACTGCCTGCGCTCGCGGCAGTACGTCAACGTCGTGGTCGCGGGAAAGCAGCCGCAGCAGGACTGGCTGTCGGTCGACGAGGCCGCGCGGCACTGCACACGCGGCGCGGGTATCTGGGACTGGGCCGGGCACAACGACGAGACCGGCACCGTGCCCGACGTCGTGCTCGGCTGCGCCGGCGACATCCCGACGCTGGAGACCCTCGCCGCCGCCTCGATCCTGCGGGAGCGGTTGCCCGACCTGCGCATCCGGGTGGTCAACGTCGTGGACCTGATGCGGCTGCTGCCCGAGGACGAGCACCCGCACGGGCTTCCGGACCGCGAGTTCGACACCCTGTTCACCCGCGAAAGCCCGGTGATCTTCGCGTTCCACGGCTACCCCTGGCTGATCCATCGGCTCACCTACCGCCGCACCAACCACAGCAGCATCCACGTGCGCGGCTACAAGGAGATGGGCACGACGACCACGCCCTTCGACATGGTCATGCTCAACGACCTGGACCGGTACCACCTGGTCATCGACGTCATCGACCGGGTCGCGACGCTCGGACCCCGCGCCGCCGGACTGCGGCAGGAGATGGTCGATGCCCGGCTGGAAGCGCGGACCTGGACGCGTGAGCACGGCGAGGACATTCCCGAGGTCGCGAACTGGGCCTGGCCGTCATAA
- a CDS encoding eCIS core domain-containing protein — protein sequence MSTHRLLRAPASTTPVPAGDADELLQAVEAEVTDQLAVPVQGVALRRAAKGGDDPLGGTAAEPSVVAALQRQSGQGEPLPPEIAERFEQQYGFDFGNVRVHSDPAAATLADQVQARAFTHGNDIYFAAGAFDPGAPDGQRLIGHELAHVVQQKGGVALDTDAGVQRSVLRRDPPTATATAPTTTTPSTEAPTTAPLTTAPPTTAPPTSASATPVAQSDVERFTALVAGAAPADAGEAKQRLIELRAIVTALSEPQRRTLWSDDALMAKARVYLGGVEFMGLVAALGMAHQGSVAHKSGTEVDTVIRTCLGTGPLKPFIEAAVGKGRQAEGFVAILDNANWARVYESEFPSEPVGSEEELETNAFTSTTQSDSPIVLNADRGNPGTAIHEGMHRYQDDAVLNSYGSEFNEALTEYFTRKVTEHPDVAIDRDNYEDNLDWLTDAFVPMLGAGAELLLAAAYYSGTVAPLKQAFVDFRKAEHGETGEEAEEAWTELLEDVQSEDWDDAKDACKP from the coding sequence GTGAGCACGCACCGCCTGCTCCGCGCTCCGGCTTCCACCACACCCGTACCGGCCGGCGATGCGGACGAGTTGCTGCAAGCGGTCGAGGCCGAGGTCACCGATCAGCTGGCCGTCCCGGTTCAGGGTGTGGCGCTGCGCCGGGCTGCCAAAGGGGGCGACGACCCGCTGGGCGGCACCGCCGCGGAGCCCTCCGTCGTGGCTGCGCTGCAACGCCAGTCCGGTCAGGGCGAGCCGCTTCCGCCCGAGATCGCCGAGCGGTTCGAGCAGCAGTACGGGTTCGACTTCGGCAACGTGCGGGTGCACTCCGACCCGGCGGCGGCGACGCTGGCCGATCAGGTGCAGGCACGCGCGTTCACGCACGGGAACGACATCTACTTCGCCGCCGGTGCCTTCGACCCCGGTGCGCCGGACGGCCAGCGGCTGATCGGCCACGAGCTCGCCCACGTGGTGCAGCAGAAGGGCGGCGTGGCCCTGGACACCGACGCCGGCGTTCAGCGCTCGGTGCTGCGCCGCGACCCACCCACGGCAACCGCAACGGCGCCCACCACGACCACGCCCAGCACTGAAGCGCCGACCACTGCGCCACTGACCACTGCGCCACCGACGACTGCGCCACCGACGTCCGCGTCCGCCACGCCGGTTGCGCAGAGCGACGTCGAGCGGTTCACCGCCCTGGTCGCCGGTGCCGCGCCGGCCGACGCGGGGGAGGCCAAGCAGCGCCTGATCGAGCTGCGCGCGATCGTGACCGCGCTGTCCGAACCGCAGCGCCGCACGCTCTGGTCCGACGACGCGTTGATGGCCAAGGCGCGTGTGTACCTCGGCGGTGTCGAGTTCATGGGCCTGGTGGCAGCACTGGGCATGGCGCACCAGGGGTCCGTCGCGCACAAGAGCGGTACCGAGGTGGACACGGTGATCCGCACCTGCCTGGGCACCGGGCCGCTGAAACCGTTCATCGAGGCCGCCGTCGGAAAGGGGCGGCAGGCCGAAGGTTTCGTCGCGATCCTCGACAACGCCAACTGGGCGCGGGTATACGAGTCGGAGTTCCCGAGCGAGCCGGTCGGCAGTGAGGAGGAACTCGAAACCAACGCGTTCACCTCGACCACGCAGAGCGACTCGCCGATCGTGCTCAACGCCGACCGGGGCAATCCCGGCACGGCGATCCACGAGGGGATGCACCGCTACCAGGACGACGCGGTGCTGAACAGCTACGGCTCGGAGTTCAACGAGGCGCTGACCGAGTACTTCACCCGCAAGGTCACCGAGCATCCCGACGTGGCCATCGACCGCGACAACTACGAGGACAACCTCGACTGGCTGACCGACGCGTTCGTCCCGATGCTCGGCGCTGGCGCCGAACTGCTGCTCGCCGCCGCGTACTACAGCGGCACGGTCGCACCGCTGAAGCAGGCGTTCGTCGACTTCCGCAAGGCAGAGCACGGCGAGACCGGCGAAGAGGCCGAGGAGGCCTGGACCGAGTTGCTCGAGGACGTCCAGAGCGAAGACTGGGACGACGCCAAGGACGCCTGCAAGCCGTGA
- a CDS encoding HAD-IC family P-type ATPase, which yields MAEGSGVDGVPRGAVFPAAPKEAARPNPAGLSAAEVAERVASGHTNATDERTSRTTGEIVRANVFTVFNGLLVTLFVVIMATGRWQNGLFGLVVIANSAIGIVQEVRAKRTLDRLAVLNAPHARVVRDGATSEIAIADVVLDDLLELRAGDQVPADGEVRGSDGLELDESLLTGESDPIPKEAGDQVRSGSIVVAGHGRFQATAVGAAAYAASLASEARRFTVTHSELVAGTNKLLRWISLMLVLVAPVLIWSQFRSKDNEGWREALTGTVAALVGMVPEGLVLLTSLAFVIATVSLVRQSTLVQELPAVEGLARVDVVCLDKTGTLTDGDIRFDRLEVLAGTDESEVRAGLGVLTRCGDSNATSAALIEQFPAADWGEVRAVPFSSARKWSAVLTADHGDWVLGAPEMVLHANAGAAQTDARQRADAIAEQGARVLLLARAASGSGIGTDAPLPPDLSPAALVVLAEHIREDAEQTLRFFTEQGVALKVISGDNPRTVGAVAAALHLPGVDSAADAIDARTLPEDLEELGAVLDTHSVFGRVTPHQKRAVVKALQLRGHVVAMTGDGVNDALALKDADIGVAMGNGTAATRAVAQIVLLDGRFAHLPSVVAEGRRVIANIERAANLFVVKNMYSFALAILVAFTGIAYPLAPIQLTLISAVTIGIPGFVLALGPNTRRYVPGFLRRVLRFAIPVGAITGVSAYLGYQVTRWTDVGAGVEEARTTAALIVLIVSLWTLLVLARPLVGWKLALVATMAGAVAIIIAIAPLGHGLFLLDVTPLRLSIAAPLGAAGAIGVEIAHRSIAALARRGTRRPDATVPAGR from the coding sequence ATGGCCGAGGGCTCGGGTGTCGACGGTGTCCCCCGCGGGGCTGTGTTCCCAGCCGCGCCGAAGGAAGCGGCCCGGCCGAACCCGGCTGGGCTGTCTGCCGCCGAGGTCGCCGAGCGGGTCGCGTCCGGGCACACCAACGCGACCGACGAACGCACCAGCCGCACCACCGGCGAGATCGTGCGGGCGAACGTCTTCACGGTCTTCAACGGCCTGCTCGTCACGCTGTTCGTGGTCATCATGGCAACCGGCCGGTGGCAGAACGGGTTGTTCGGCCTGGTCGTGATCGCCAACTCCGCGATCGGGATCGTCCAGGAAGTGCGCGCCAAACGCACGCTCGACCGGCTCGCCGTGCTCAACGCGCCGCACGCCCGGGTGGTTCGCGACGGAGCCACCAGCGAGATCGCGATCGCGGACGTCGTGCTCGACGACCTGCTCGAGTTGCGCGCCGGCGACCAGGTTCCCGCCGACGGCGAGGTCCGCGGGTCCGACGGCCTGGAGCTCGACGAGTCGCTGCTCACCGGGGAGTCCGACCCGATCCCCAAGGAGGCCGGCGACCAGGTCCGCTCCGGCTCGATCGTCGTCGCCGGCCACGGCCGGTTCCAGGCGACCGCCGTGGGCGCCGCGGCGTACGCGGCAAGCCTGGCCAGCGAGGCCCGGCGCTTCACGGTGACCCATTCGGAGCTGGTCGCGGGAACGAACAAGCTGCTGCGCTGGATCTCGCTGATGCTGGTGCTCGTCGCCCCGGTGCTGATCTGGAGCCAGTTCCGCAGCAAGGACAACGAGGGCTGGCGCGAGGCGCTCACCGGTACGGTCGCGGCGCTGGTCGGCATGGTGCCCGAGGGCCTGGTACTGCTCACCAGCCTGGCCTTCGTGATCGCCACCGTCAGCCTGGTGCGCCAGTCCACCCTTGTGCAGGAGTTGCCCGCCGTCGAGGGGCTGGCCCGAGTCGACGTCGTCTGCCTGGACAAGACCGGGACGCTCACGGACGGCGACATCCGCTTCGACCGGCTCGAGGTCCTCGCGGGCACGGACGAGTCCGAGGTGCGGGCCGGGCTCGGCGTGCTGACCCGCTGCGGTGACAGCAACGCGACGTCGGCCGCGCTTATCGAGCAGTTTCCCGCCGCCGACTGGGGCGAGGTGCGCGCCGTTCCGTTCTCCTCCGCGCGGAAGTGGTCGGCCGTCCTCACCGCGGATCACGGTGACTGGGTTCTCGGCGCACCGGAGATGGTGCTGCACGCGAACGCCGGCGCGGCACAGACCGATGCCCGTCAGCGCGCCGACGCGATCGCCGAGCAGGGCGCGCGCGTGTTGCTGCTCGCCCGTGCGGCCAGCGGCTCCGGCATCGGCACGGACGCCCCACTGCCACCGGACCTGTCCCCCGCCGCGCTCGTCGTGCTCGCCGAGCACATCCGCGAGGACGCCGAGCAGACGCTGCGCTTCTTCACCGAGCAGGGCGTCGCGCTCAAGGTCATCTCCGGGGACAACCCGCGCACGGTCGGCGCGGTCGCCGCGGCGCTGCACCTGCCGGGGGTGGACAGTGCGGCCGACGCGATCGATGCCCGCACGCTGCCCGAGGATCTCGAGGAGCTGGGCGCGGTGCTGGACACGCACAGCGTCTTCGGCCGGGTGACGCCCCATCAGAAGCGTGCCGTGGTCAAGGCGCTGCAGTTGCGCGGCCACGTCGTCGCGATGACCGGCGACGGCGTCAACGACGCGCTGGCCCTCAAGGACGCCGACATAGGCGTCGCGATGGGCAATGGCACGGCGGCCACCCGTGCGGTCGCCCAGATCGTGCTGCTGGACGGCCGGTTCGCGCACTTGCCGTCGGTCGTCGCCGAGGGTCGCCGCGTCATCGCCAACATCGAGCGCGCCGCGAACCTGTTCGTGGTCAAGAACATGTACTCGTTCGCGCTGGCGATCCTGGTCGCGTTCACCGGCATCGCGTACCCGCTGGCGCCGATCCAGCTGACCTTGATCTCGGCGGTCACCATCGGCATCCCGGGCTTCGTGCTGGCCCTCGGCCCGAACACCCGCCGGTACGTGCCCGGGTTCTTGCGCCGCGTGCTGCGCTTCGCGATCCCGGTCGGCGCGATCACGGGAGTGAGCGCCTATCTCGGCTATCAGGTGACGCGGTGGACGGACGTTGGCGCGGGCGTGGAGGAGGCGCGAACGACAGCAGCGTTGATCGTGCTCATCGTCTCGCTGTGGACGCTGCTCGTGTTGGCCCGCCCGCTCGTCGGCTGGAAGCTCGCGCTGGTGGCGACCATGGCCGGCGCGGTCGCGATCATCATCGCCATCGCGCCGCTGGGGCACGGGTTGTTCCTGCTGGACGTCACACCGCTGCGGCTGTCGATCGCGGCACCCCTCGGCGCCGCGGGCGCGATCGGCGTCGAGATCGCGCACCGGAGCATCGCGGCCCTCGCCCGCCGGGGCACGCGCCGCCCGGACGCAACGGTGCCGGCCGGCCGATAA
- a CDS encoding ATP-binding protein, translating into MAALVGELTLAAARRTGTAELPELSGVLSILRAEYPDGAEDEHAPLAGVADVFGLDATDRFLLWAAVAPELDANVGYAYAGLRGSTGVARCTVALALELAGIGSAAAEGFARLGPRATLRRHGLLQVAGTEPWGQRRLQVPDPVVAALAGAVPEDPLVAPLRTAPVPLELPGGDLVSAAIENGVRLIWIRAVRGAAGASMAAGSLDALHIASYAVDLLRVASDRAIADVLVAAVREAGLRGCALILANADALAERGDSSAFEVLARAAVPVIAVSSRPWNPSWLPHLPLLVDAERLDVAQRAALWQVNLGDIAAEDADLSETLLGLRMNPEAMAAATRYAKLVAAARKEPLSAAIVRDAARRVSGSGRTGAGFLASTTTGSGLGFGDLLLPTAATRSLHQLVTWARHRDQVAAQGLLRGAGRGIAALFAGNPGTGKTLAANIVAQELSMDLFQVELSSVVDKYIGETEKNLERVFQAAESLDVVLFFDEADALFGSRSEVHDARDRYANQEIAYLLQRMEQFDGITILATNLRGNLDRAFSRRMSFIISFPDPDPVIRRRLWEHHLAQLQSLDDDDPIALDFLAETAELTGGDIRNIVRAAAFDAVGLGEPVGMRHIAVATLAEYQKLGRVLPEHGFGLYLPATDEAAALRP; encoded by the coding sequence TGTCGCGGACGTGTTCGGCCTCGACGCGACAGACCGGTTCCTGCTGTGGGCCGCCGTGGCGCCGGAGCTCGACGCCAACGTCGGCTACGCGTACGCCGGGCTTCGCGGCAGCACCGGTGTCGCGCGCTGCACCGTCGCGCTGGCGCTGGAGCTGGCCGGAATCGGCAGTGCGGCGGCCGAAGGGTTCGCGCGGCTCGGCCCGCGCGCCACGCTGCGCCGGCACGGGCTGCTGCAGGTTGCCGGCACCGAGCCGTGGGGCCAGCGCAGGCTGCAAGTGCCCGACCCGGTCGTCGCCGCGCTCGCGGGCGCGGTCCCGGAGGACCCGCTGGTCGCCCCGCTGCGCACCGCGCCGGTCCCGCTCGAGCTGCCCGGCGGTGACCTGGTCTCGGCCGCGATCGAGAACGGCGTCCGGCTCATCTGGATCCGCGCGGTGCGTGGTGCCGCGGGCGCGTCGATGGCCGCCGGCTCCCTCGACGCGCTGCACATCGCCAGTTACGCCGTCGATCTGCTGCGGGTCGCGTCCGACCGGGCCATCGCCGACGTGCTCGTCGCCGCGGTGCGCGAGGCCGGGTTACGCGGGTGCGCGCTGATCCTGGCGAACGCCGACGCCCTCGCCGAGCGGGGCGACTCGAGCGCGTTCGAGGTGCTCGCGCGGGCAGCGGTGCCGGTGATCGCCGTGTCGAGCCGGCCGTGGAACCCGTCGTGGCTGCCGCACCTGCCGCTGCTTGTCGACGCCGAGCGGCTCGATGTCGCCCAGCGTGCCGCGCTGTGGCAGGTCAACCTCGGCGACATCGCCGCCGAGGACGCCGACCTGAGTGAGACCCTGCTCGGGCTGCGGATGAACCCGGAGGCGATGGCTGCCGCGACCCGGTACGCCAAGCTGGTCGCCGCGGCACGCAAGGAGCCGTTGTCGGCCGCGATCGTGCGCGACGCCGCGCGGCGGGTGAGCGGTTCCGGCCGCACCGGCGCGGGCTTTCTCGCCTCCACCACGACCGGCAGCGGCCTCGGCTTCGGCGACCTGCTGCTGCCGACCGCTGCGACGAGGTCGCTGCACCAGCTCGTGACCTGGGCCAGGCATCGTGACCAGGTCGCCGCGCAGGGGCTGTTGCGCGGCGCGGGGCGCGGGATCGCCGCGCTGTTCGCCGGCAACCCGGGCACCGGCAAGACGCTCGCGGCGAACATCGTTGCGCAGGAACTGTCCATGGACCTGTTCCAGGTCGAGCTGTCCTCGGTCGTCGACAAGTACATCGGCGAGACCGAGAAGAACCTGGAGCGGGTGTTCCAGGCGGCCGAGTCGCTGGATGTCGTGTTGTTCTTCGACGAGGCGGACGCGTTGTTCGGCAGCCGGTCCGAGGTGCACGACGCGCGCGACCGCTACGCGAACCAGGAGATCGCCTACCTGCTGCAGCGCATGGAGCAGTTCGACGGCATCACCATCCTGGCGACCAACCTGCGCGGCAACCTCGACCGCGCGTTCTCACGGCGGATGAGCTTCATCATCAGCTTCCCGGACCCCGACCCGGTGATCCGCCGCCGGCTGTGGGAACACCATCTCGCCCAACTGCAGAGCCTCGACGACGACGACCCGATCGCGCTGGACTTCCTCGCCGAGACCGCCGAGCTCACCGGCGGCGACATCCGCAACATCGTGCGGGCCGCGGCCTTCGACGCGGTCGGCCTCGGCGAACCGGTCGGCATGCGGCACATCGCGGTGGCAACCCTGGCGGAGTACCAGAAGCTCGGCCGGGTCCTGCCCGAGCACGGCTTCGGCCTGTACCTACCGGCCACCGACGAGGCCGCCGCGCTGCGTCCGTGA